From the genome of Hydrogenophilus thermoluteolus, one region includes:
- the queE gene encoding 7-carboxy-7-deazaguanine synthase QueE produces the protein MSEALLRVSEIFTSIQGESSRVGLPTTFVRLTGCPLRCHWCDTAYAFQGGLRQTVSEVVAEVRARGVRTVCVTGGEPLAQPAVHQLLRALADAGYDVSLETSGALPIADVDPRVAVVMDLKAPGSGEHEKNLWQNLVALKPTDEIKIVIADRADYEWAKMVIAEKRFTERCAVLLSPVANALPPHQLAEWIVADKLPVRFQLQLHKVLWGEERGR, from the coding sequence ATGAGTGAAGCGCTGCTGCGCGTCAGCGAGATTTTCACCTCGATTCAAGGGGAGTCGTCGCGTGTTGGTTTGCCGACGACCTTCGTTCGGCTGACCGGCTGTCCACTGCGTTGCCACTGGTGCGATACCGCCTACGCGTTTCAAGGTGGCTTGCGGCAAACGGTATCCGAAGTGGTTGCCGAAGTGCGCGCACGCGGTGTGCGTACCGTGTGCGTTACCGGTGGCGAACCGTTGGCGCAACCGGCGGTACATCAGCTGCTGCGTGCGCTTGCGGACGCGGGATACGACGTTTCGTTGGAAACGAGCGGTGCGTTGCCGATTGCCGACGTCGATCCACGCGTTGCCGTGGTGATGGACCTCAAAGCCCCCGGCTCGGGAGAGCACGAGAAGAACCTTTGGCAGAACCTCGTTGCGCTCAAACCCACCGACGAGATCAAAATCGTGATCGCCGATCGTGCCGATTACGAATGGGCGAAAATGGTGATTGCCGAGAAGCGGTTCACGGAGCGGTGCGCCGTGCTCTTGTCGCCGGTGGCCAACGCTTTACCGCCACACCAGTTGGCAGAGTGGATCGTTGCCGATAAGCTGCCGGTGCGGTTTCAGCTGCAATTGCACAAGGTTTTGTGGGGTGAGGAGCGCGGGCGATGA
- the ybgF gene encoding tol-pal system protein YbgF has translation MRAIRWGMVIALSLANLSPAWALFGDDAKRLEALQGQVQALEERVNRLALDAANRENARQQELARLQGAIEELRYRLEQLEKRQKDFYLDLDQRLRALAGGEGASFGAPPASGAPSSEIGGGAGGGTAVAPAASSGATAPQPSRAEAAALFGQALRELQAQKTDAALKDFETFLARYPSDPQAVEARFWAGTAALQLKQYDKARQHFARVVFDHPGHELVSDAMLGLANALQGLGDRKEANDMLNRLVERYPNTPAGKIARERLGR, from the coding sequence ATGCGCGCGATACGGTGGGGAATGGTCATCGCACTCTCGTTGGCGAACCTGTCGCCTGCGTGGGCGCTGTTCGGTGACGACGCCAAACGGCTCGAAGCCCTACAGGGGCAGGTGCAGGCGCTCGAGGAGCGGGTCAACCGTCTCGCGCTCGACGCAGCAAACCGCGAAAACGCTCGGCAGCAGGAGCTAGCCCGACTGCAAGGGGCGATCGAAGAGCTGCGCTACCGCCTGGAACAACTCGAGAAGCGGCAAAAAGATTTTTACCTCGATCTCGATCAACGGTTGCGCGCGTTGGCTGGTGGCGAAGGGGCGTCGTTTGGGGCACCGCCAGCTTCCGGCGCGCCATCGAGTGAGATCGGGGGGGGCGCTGGTGGTGGCACAGCGGTGGCCCCCGCTGCCAGTTCTGGTGCGACCGCGCCCCAACCGTCTCGCGCCGAGGCGGCAGCGCTCTTTGGACAAGCGTTGCGCGAACTGCAAGCGCAGAAAACGGACGCGGCGCTCAAGGATTTCGAGACGTTCCTGGCTCGCTATCCGTCGGACCCGCAAGCGGTCGAAGCGCGCTTTTGGGCCGGTACGGCCGCGTTGCAACTCAAACAGTACGATAAGGCGCGGCAACATTTCGCGCGGGTGGTCTTCGACCACCCGGGGCACGAGCTCGTTTCCGACGCGATGCTGGGATTGGCCAATGCGCTGCAAGGTCTGGGCGACCGTAAAGAGGCCAACGACATGTTGAATCGTCTGGTCGAGCGCTATCCGAACACGCCAGCGGGTAAGATCGCGCGCGAGCGGCTGGGGCGATGA
- a CDS encoding VOC family protein, whose product MSQTEQRPFRILGVQQIALGALDRARLEKLWVECFGLPITGTFRSERENVDEAILALGSGPFKVEVDLMQPLDLEKKPAVHQTPLNHVGLWVDDLPAAVAWLSAKGVRFAPGGIRKGAAGFDICFIHPKGSDEAPISGEGVLIELVQAPPEVVAAFDRLASSAASG is encoded by the coding sequence ATGAGTCAAACGGAGCAACGACCATTTCGCATCTTGGGCGTACAGCAGATCGCATTGGGGGCGCTCGATCGCGCCCGACTCGAAAAACTCTGGGTTGAGTGTTTCGGGCTGCCGATCACGGGAACCTTCCGCTCCGAGCGGGAAAACGTCGACGAAGCGATCCTTGCGCTGGGTAGTGGCCCGTTCAAGGTCGAGGTCGATTTGATGCAACCGCTCGATCTCGAAAAGAAACCCGCAGTCCATCAGACCCCGCTCAACCATGTCGGGCTGTGGGTCGACGACCTGCCCGCAGCGGTCGCCTGGCTGAGCGCGAAAGGGGTGCGCTTTGCGCCGGGCGGGATCCGCAAAGGGGCAGCGGGGTTCGACATCTGTTTCATCCATCCGAAGGGGAGCGACGAGGCGCCGATCAGCGGCGAAGGGGTGTTGATCGAACTCGTTCAGGCGCCGCCGGAGGTTGTAGCGGCGTTTGACCGGCTCGCAAGCTCAGCCGCTTCAGGCTAA
- a CDS encoding PAS-domain containing protein, with amino-acid sequence MPSPQDRRRYDLLLAGLDLLDQAIAVFDAEPKLVAWNQALSRLLDFPPELVREGTPFEAFVRFNAERGEYGDGEIEKLVAERMAAARSFQPHYFERQRPNGQILAVRGVPIPNLGFVSLWTDITELRRNERLIEEQNLQLEARVRERTQELARAYQELREAQHELEATAEALAYSEARLRLILDSIPAMVAYVDRDQRYRYANRVYAEWFETTPEAIVGQTIAEVVGAEAYAQIETHLERALAGERVTYEYHRTRANGKRVFARSTVVPEKRGEEVVGFFVLSFDITEQRAQQEALIQAQKMEAVGQLTGGIAHDFNNLLTIILGNLEALDEALTARGLASLAREHIAPAVRATRRGVDLVKRLLTFSRRQPMALAPVEVGERVRGLGVLLARTLGELVTLDLRLPETPLYAHTDGHQLENALLNLALNARDAMAPSGGTLTIRVLPCEIFADLAERYGLTPGRYVQFDVIDTGCGMAPEVLAHAFEPFFTTKPFGRGSGLGLAMVYGFVRQSGGAIRIRSEPGVGTTVTFVLPQCEPPAPSSDPGPAAKPETAPCALTVLLVEDEPEVRHLLRQMLMRLGHRVLEAENGAEALELIEHVAEIDVVVTDAVMPGGCDGGTLIARARTVRPGLPAVLVSGYWHEAPALPDVPALAKPVSQAALAEALRSVTIAHVAQTVTPEEKR; translated from the coding sequence ATGCCCTCGCCCCAGGATCGTCGTCGCTACGATCTGTTGCTTGCGGGGCTCGACCTCCTCGATCAGGCGATCGCGGTCTTCGACGCCGAACCGAAACTGGTTGCGTGGAACCAGGCCCTGTCCCGCTTGCTCGACTTTCCGCCGGAGTTGGTCCGTGAAGGGACCCCTTTCGAGGCGTTCGTGCGCTTCAACGCCGAGCGGGGGGAGTATGGGGACGGCGAGATCGAAAAGCTGGTCGCGGAGCGGATGGCGGCAGCGCGCTCGTTTCAACCTCACTATTTCGAACGGCAACGCCCCAACGGTCAAATTCTCGCGGTGCGGGGCGTCCCAATCCCCAACCTTGGGTTCGTCTCCCTTTGGACCGACATCACCGAACTGCGGCGCAACGAACGGCTGATCGAAGAGCAGAACCTGCAGCTCGAGGCGCGCGTGCGCGAACGGACCCAGGAGCTCGCGCGCGCTTATCAGGAATTGCGCGAAGCGCAACATGAGCTCGAAGCCACCGCAGAGGCGCTGGCCTATTCGGAAGCGCGGTTGCGCTTGATCCTCGATTCGATCCCAGCGATGGTCGCCTACGTCGATCGCGACCAACGCTACCGCTACGCGAACCGCGTCTACGCCGAATGGTTCGAGACGACGCCCGAGGCGATCGTCGGGCAGACGATCGCCGAGGTGGTGGGGGCGGAAGCCTATGCGCAAATCGAAACCCATCTCGAGCGGGCGCTTGCCGGGGAGCGGGTCACCTACGAATACCACCGCACCCGCGCCAATGGCAAACGGGTCTTTGCCCGCAGTACCGTCGTTCCGGAAAAGCGGGGCGAGGAGGTGGTCGGTTTCTTCGTACTCTCGTTCGATATCACGGAGCAGCGGGCGCAACAAGAGGCGCTCATCCAGGCGCAGAAGATGGAGGCGGTGGGGCAGCTCACCGGCGGCATCGCGCACGACTTCAACAATTTGCTGACGATCATCCTCGGCAACCTGGAGGCGCTCGACGAAGCACTGACCGCGCGCGGGTTGGCGTCGCTGGCGCGCGAACATATCGCGCCAGCGGTTCGCGCGACACGCCGCGGCGTCGATCTGGTCAAGCGTTTGCTCACCTTCTCGCGGCGGCAGCCGATGGCCTTGGCACCGGTGGAGGTGGGCGAGCGGGTACGGGGGTTGGGAGTGCTCCTTGCCAGAACCTTGGGCGAACTGGTCACGCTCGACCTGCGCTTGCCCGAAACGCCGCTCTACGCCCATACCGACGGCCACCAATTGGAAAATGCGCTCCTCAATCTGGCACTCAACGCGCGCGACGCGATGGCTCCTTCAGGCGGCACCCTGACGATCCGGGTGTTGCCGTGCGAAATCTTTGCCGATTTGGCGGAGCGTTACGGCCTTACGCCAGGGCGTTACGTGCAGTTCGACGTAATCGACACCGGCTGCGGGATGGCGCCGGAGGTGCTCGCGCACGCGTTCGAACCGTTCTTTACCACCAAACCCTTCGGTCGCGGTAGTGGCCTTGGGCTTGCGATGGTCTACGGTTTCGTGCGCCAGTCGGGGGGCGCGATTCGTATCCGCAGCGAGCCGGGGGTTGGTACGACGGTCACCTTTGTCTTGCCGCAGTGCGAACCGCCTGCGCCATCCAGCGACCCTGGGCCTGCCGCGAAACCCGAAACCGCGCCGTGCGCCCTTACGGTGCTACTCGTGGAAGACGAACCGGAGGTCCGCCACCTTTTGCGTCAGATGCTCATGCGCCTGGGGCACCGCGTGCTCGAAGCCGAAAATGGTGCCGAAGCGCTCGAGCTCATCGAACACGTTGCGGAGATCGACGTGGTAGTCACCGACGCGGTGATGCCGGGCGGGTGCGACGGCGGCACCCTGATTGCCCGGGCGCGGACGGTGCGCCCGGGGTTGCCTGCGGTCTTGGTGAGCGGTTATTGGCACGAAGCCCCAGCACTACCCGATGTTCCGGCGTTGGCGAAACCGGTAAGCCAAGCGGCGTTGGCCGAAGCGCTGCGATCGGTTACCATCGCCCATGTGGCCCAAACGGTAACGCCGGAGGAGAAGCGGTGA
- the pal gene encoding peptidoglycan-associated lipoprotein Pal, translated as MGLHLRQWMVVMVAPAVLAACSSTPTEEGNVGVSDRDVAASAVASGSPSEALLAEIKNPAHPAHQRSIYFDFDRYEIKPEYQSLVVAHAQLMQKYPTVKVLIQGNADERGSREYNLALGQKRAEAVKQALSALGVAAERIEAVSLGEEKPVCTERNESCYAQNRRADILYEGEF; from the coding sequence ATGGGTCTTCATCTGCGCCAGTGGATGGTGGTTATGGTTGCACCGGCCGTTTTGGCAGCCTGTTCTTCGACACCAACCGAAGAGGGTAATGTTGGGGTGTCTGATCGCGATGTGGCTGCATCTGCGGTTGCAAGCGGTTCTCCATCCGAGGCTCTGTTGGCGGAGATCAAGAATCCAGCCCATCCTGCGCACCAACGCAGCATCTATTTCGATTTCGACCGCTACGAGATCAAGCCCGAGTACCAGTCGCTGGTGGTGGCGCACGCGCAACTGATGCAGAAATACCCGACGGTGAAGGTACTGATCCAAGGCAATGCCGACGAGCGGGGGAGTCGCGAATACAACCTGGCGCTGGGACAAAAACGTGCCGAAGCGGTGAAGCAAGCGCTTTCTGCACTCGGGGTTGCGGCCGAGCGCATCGAAGCGGTGAGCTTGGGCGAAGAGAAACCGGTCTGTACGGAACGGAACGAATCGTGCTATGCACAGAACCGGCGCGCTGATATCCTCTACGAAGGGGAGTTTTGA
- a CDS encoding PQQ-dependent sugar dehydrogenase, with translation MSSPYALPAEPLAPPLTAVAPPAVAIETVASGFTHPWAVAFLPDGTLLLTERPGRLVHFDPRRGQRHTVTGGPPVFAQGQGGLLDLVLAPDFATNRTLYFCFAEPVGSTHARTAVARAVMTPDNRALTDVRILFRQEPPLPGELHFGCRLLFEPDGKALLVTLGERYQARNEAQNLTNHLGKTVRIDPENGAGLMGRFWQERCQRGDRNACHAQPEIFTWGHRNVQGAIWHPGANQSWIVEHGPQGGDELNRLTPGGNYGWPHYTYGEEYGGGPIGEGKVHPTPYQPPLIHWTPSIAPSGMAFLASDRYGVEWQGAVLVGSLKFGEVRWLQTVCDRVLHEAILPVGARVRDVRVGSDGLVYLLTDEANGKLLRLTPQPAEKP, from the coding sequence ATGTCCTCCCCCTACGCGCTCCCCGCAGAACCGCTCGCCCCACCGCTCACCGCAGTTGCTCCGCCTGCGGTTGCGATCGAAACGGTAGCAAGCGGCTTCACCCATCCGTGGGCGGTCGCGTTCCTTCCTGACGGAACGTTGCTCCTCACCGAACGCCCCGGGCGCCTCGTTCATTTCGATCCCCGAAGGGGTCAACGGCACACGGTTACCGGTGGGCCACCGGTTTTTGCACAAGGTCAAGGGGGATTGCTCGACTTGGTGCTTGCGCCCGATTTCGCCACGAACCGCACCCTCTATTTCTGCTTCGCCGAACCGGTGGGCAGCACACACGCCCGGACCGCCGTAGCACGCGCCGTAATGACGCCCGACAACCGCGCCCTCACCGACGTGCGCATCCTCTTTCGCCAGGAACCCCCACTGCCTGGCGAACTCCACTTCGGTTGCCGCCTGCTCTTCGAACCCGACGGCAAAGCGCTGCTGGTCACACTGGGCGAGCGCTACCAGGCGCGCAATGAAGCCCAGAATCTCACCAACCATCTGGGAAAAACGGTACGCATCGACCCAGAGAACGGGGCCGGTCTGATGGGGCGATTTTGGCAGGAGCGGTGCCAACGCGGTGACCGCAACGCGTGCCACGCACAACCCGAGATTTTCACTTGGGGCCACCGCAACGTGCAAGGCGCCATTTGGCACCCGGGCGCGAACCAATCGTGGATCGTCGAACATGGCCCGCAGGGGGGTGACGAACTCAACCGCCTCACGCCGGGCGGAAACTACGGTTGGCCCCACTATACCTACGGCGAGGAGTACGGCGGTGGGCCCATCGGCGAGGGGAAGGTCCACCCCACTCCCTACCAACCGCCACTCATCCACTGGACCCCGTCGATCGCACCCTCGGGGATGGCGTTCCTTGCAAGCGACCGGTACGGGGTCGAATGGCAAGGAGCGGTGCTCGTCGGCTCGCTCAAGTTCGGTGAGGTGCGCTGGCTTCAGACGGTGTGCGACCGCGTTTTGCACGAAGCGATCCTTCCGGTCGGAGCGCGGGTGCGCGACGTCCGAGTAGGTTCAGACGGGTTGGTTTATCTCCTCACCGACGAAGCAAACGGCAAATTGCTTCGCCTCACGCCTCAACCGGCGGAAAAGCCGTAG
- the queC gene encoding 7-cyano-7-deazaguanine synthase QueC: MTGYTKPKAVVLLSGGLDSTTVLAETAARGYQLYALTVAYGQRHAAEIAAAKRVARAFAVVEHRIAQASLDAFGGSALTDAALAVPEDGSTRTTIPITYVPARNTVLLALALAWAEVVGATDLFIGANAVDYSGYPDCRPPFLAAFEHLANVATKAGVEGARYRVHAPLLYLSKAEIIRRGVALGVDYGLTVSCYQADAEGRACGRCDSCRLRAAGFAAAGVPDPTHYQTG, from the coding sequence ATGACCGGGTACACGAAACCCAAAGCCGTGGTGCTCCTTTCCGGGGGGTTGGACTCGACGACGGTGCTTGCCGAAACCGCAGCGCGTGGCTACCAGCTTTACGCGCTCACCGTCGCGTATGGGCAACGGCACGCCGCCGAAATCGCCGCAGCGAAACGCGTGGCGCGTGCGTTTGCGGTAGTCGAGCATCGGATCGCGCAGGCCTCACTCGATGCGTTTGGCGGCTCGGCGCTCACCGATGCCGCGTTGGCGGTACCCGAAGACGGCTCGACGCGCACGACGATCCCCATCACCTATGTCCCGGCGCGCAATACCGTGCTCTTGGCGTTGGCGCTCGCGTGGGCGGAAGTGGTGGGCGCCACCGATCTCTTCATCGGCGCGAACGCCGTCGATTATTCGGGATACCCCGATTGCCGTCCGCCGTTCCTGGCGGCGTTCGAACACCTGGCCAACGTGGCGACGAAAGCAGGGGTAGAGGGGGCGCGCTATCGGGTGCATGCCCCGTTGCTCTACCTTTCCAAGGCCGAGATCATCCGTCGCGGCGTGGCGCTCGGGGTCGACTATGGGCTCACGGTGAGCTGTTATCAGGCCGACGCCGAGGGGCGCGCGTGTGGCCGCTGCGATTCCTGCCGTCTGCGTGCCGCGGGCTTTGCTGCGGCTGGCGTCCCCGATCCCACCCACTACCAGACGGGGTGA
- the sbcB gene encoding exodeoxyribonuclease I → MNDPETFLWYDFETYGSDPATTRIAQCAAIRTDATCTQILEEQVWYCRAVPDFLPDPVACAVTGLTPPLVNARDDALTEPAFAAQLLRVLSQPGTCWVGYNNVRFDDACLRYLLHRNLLDPFAHENRLDTSRWDLLDVLRLAYAFRPEGIEWPSRTDDPEAPSFKLEDLAAANAIAQPRAHDARSDVLALIALANLVRTRQPRLFAYALGLRTPARVDALLSARAPREPLWLISPFVPASQGHLSPVVVLGKRPGRRNEWLTLDLREPVARFLETPLETLHAWRFCPEVSLPESAYRPPVRTISVKKTPMLANWAAIGATDPARFGLDLDAIQSQFAVAQRYRDALHEKAEALLALGEAEFVGQTRDPEIALYGEFPGGRDRSRLAAAWQAAPDSGPDATVLQTLETALEQPTLRELAFRMRARWYPESLSDDDATRWTQLRCARVCHGAAGASLSRATFRDRFAQAAAALSEERRAELASWETEASAGCDCATTAADATAFPPVEA, encoded by the coding sequence TTGAACGACCCCGAAACCTTTCTCTGGTACGATTTCGAAACGTACGGCAGTGACCCGGCGACGACGCGCATCGCGCAGTGTGCGGCGATTCGCACCGATGCAACCTGCACGCAGATCCTCGAGGAACAAGTTTGGTACTGTCGGGCCGTACCCGATTTCCTTCCGGACCCGGTCGCGTGTGCAGTGACTGGGCTTACGCCGCCGTTGGTCAATGCACGCGACGACGCGCTTACAGAGCCGGCATTTGCCGCGCAGTTGCTTCGCGTCTTGAGCCAACCGGGCACCTGCTGGGTTGGGTACAACAACGTCCGTTTCGACGACGCCTGTTTGCGTTACCTCTTGCATCGCAACCTACTCGACCCGTTCGCCCATGAAAACCGCCTCGACACCTCCCGCTGGGATCTCCTGGACGTGTTGCGGCTTGCATACGCGTTTCGTCCCGAAGGCATCGAATGGCCTTCTCGCACCGACGATCCGGAAGCACCCAGTTTCAAGCTCGAAGACCTGGCAGCGGCAAACGCGATCGCGCAACCCCGCGCCCACGATGCCCGATCCGACGTGTTGGCACTCATCGCGCTCGCGAACTTGGTTCGCACGCGACAACCGAGACTCTTTGCGTACGCACTCGGTTTGCGCACGCCCGCGCGGGTCGATGCGCTCCTGAGTGCGCGCGCGCCCCGTGAGCCATTGTGGTTGATTTCGCCGTTCGTTCCGGCAAGTCAAGGGCATTTGAGTCCGGTGGTCGTGTTGGGAAAACGCCCGGGGCGGCGCAACGAATGGTTGACGCTCGATCTGCGCGAACCGGTGGCGCGTTTTCTCGAGACACCGCTGGAGACGCTGCATGCATGGCGGTTTTGTCCCGAAGTGTCGCTGCCCGAATCGGCTTATCGCCCCCCCGTGCGGACGATTTCGGTGAAGAAAACGCCGATGCTCGCCAATTGGGCGGCGATCGGTGCAACCGATCCGGCGCGGTTCGGGCTCGATCTCGACGCGATCCAATCGCAGTTTGCCGTGGCGCAGCGCTACCGGGACGCGTTGCATGAGAAAGCGGAGGCGTTGCTTGCGCTGGGCGAAGCGGAGTTCGTCGGCCAGACGCGCGACCCCGAAATCGCGCTCTACGGTGAATTCCCCGGGGGGCGCGATCGGTCACGGTTGGCCGCAGCGTGGCAGGCGGCACCCGACAGTGGGCCTGATGCCACGGTATTGCAGACGCTGGAAACGGCGCTTGAGCAGCCGACGTTGCGCGAACTGGCGTTTCGGATGCGCGCACGCTGGTACCCCGAATCGTTGTCCGACGACGACGCGACGCGTTGGACGCAGTTACGCTGTGCCCGCGTCTGTCACGGCGCGGCGGGGGCGTCGCTTTCGCGGGCAACCTTTCGCGATCGGTTCGCGCAAGCCGCTGCCGCCCTTTCCGAAGAGCGGCGGGCGGAATTGGCGTCTTGGGAAACCGAAGCTAGCGCAGGGTGCGATTGCGCAACCACTGCAGCCGATGCTACGGCTTTTCCGCCGGTTGAGGCGTGA
- a CDS encoding response regulator transcription factor has protein sequence MSAVPTLIVEDEPDVAQLIARALEPFGFAVTLVGTAQAALAHCETTPPELAIIDLGLPDRDGLDLLRELQTRYPCAVIILTGRAAVADRVLGLELGADDYLVKPFDPRELAARAKTVMRRYQAAGSGEKGAATPGAIAATNAADERQVAHFGAWRFDAATFALVRDDTEPLTLSTAEAELLLRFLRQPNRILSREQLAGVRALEAYDRSIDVRVSRLRKKLGDDPHAPKIIKTVYGAGYLFALPVTWQAAS, from the coding sequence GTGAGCGCGGTTCCCACGCTGATCGTCGAGGACGAACCCGACGTCGCGCAATTGATCGCCCGGGCGCTCGAACCGTTCGGCTTTGCGGTGACCCTGGTTGGCACTGCGCAGGCCGCACTGGCGCATTGTGAAACCACCCCGCCCGAATTGGCGATCATCGACCTTGGACTACCCGACCGCGACGGCTTAGACCTGTTGCGAGAACTGCAGACCCGCTACCCTTGCGCGGTGATCATCCTCACCGGGCGTGCCGCGGTGGCCGACCGGGTGCTCGGCCTCGAACTGGGGGCCGACGACTATCTGGTGAAACCCTTCGACCCGCGTGAACTTGCCGCGCGGGCCAAAACGGTGATGCGGCGCTACCAGGCTGCTGGAAGCGGCGAGAAGGGGGCTGCGACGCCTGGCGCGATAGCAGCTACGAACGCCGCGGACGAACGACAGGTAGCGCACTTCGGCGCGTGGCGTTTCGATGCCGCTACCTTCGCGTTGGTCCGCGACGACACTGAGCCGCTGACCCTTTCGACCGCCGAAGCGGAGCTTTTGCTCCGTTTCCTGCGGCAACCCAACCGCATTCTCTCGCGCGAACAGTTGGCTGGCGTGCGCGCGCTCGAAGCCTACGACCGCAGTATCGACGTGCGGGTCTCTCGCCTACGCAAAAAACTGGGGGACGACCCCCACGCGCCGAAAATCATCAAGACGGTTTATGGCGCCGGTTACCTCTTCGCGCTACCCGTCACGTGGCAAGCAGCATCGTGA
- the ychF gene encoding redox-regulated ATPase YchF — protein sequence MKCGIVGLPNVGKSTLFNALTKAGIEAANYPFCTIEPNVGVVEVPDPRLKQLAEIVKPQRVVPAIVEFVDIAGLVKGASQGEGLGNQFLANIRETDAIVHVVRCFEDSNIVHVSGSVDPLRDIEVIDTELALADLATVDKALNRYRKPAQAGDKTAKALVPVLERCHAQLDAGRPIRALALSDEERALLKPFCLLTAKPVLYAANVDEHGFGDDNLHLRAVREHAAQEGAQVVAISAAIEAEIIELPDEDKAIFLEEMGMSEPGLNRLIRAAYRLLGLHTFFTAGVKEVRAWTIPIGATAPQAAGVIHSDFERGFIRAQVIAFDDFIRYRGEAGAREAGKMRAEGKEYVVQDGDVIHFLFNV from the coding sequence ATGAAATGTGGCATCGTCGGATTGCCCAACGTTGGAAAATCGACGCTCTTCAACGCGCTCACCAAAGCGGGTATCGAAGCGGCAAATTACCCCTTCTGCACGATCGAGCCCAACGTCGGCGTCGTGGAAGTTCCCGATCCGCGCCTGAAGCAACTGGCCGAAATCGTCAAACCGCAACGCGTGGTCCCGGCGATCGTCGAATTCGTCGATATCGCGGGCTTGGTCAAGGGGGCATCACAAGGAGAAGGGCTTGGCAACCAATTTTTGGCCAATATCCGCGAAACCGATGCGATCGTCCATGTCGTTCGCTGTTTCGAAGACAGCAACATCGTCCACGTCTCAGGTAGCGTCGATCCCCTGCGTGACATCGAAGTGATCGACACGGAACTGGCGCTTGCCGACCTTGCCACGGTCGACAAAGCGCTCAACCGCTACCGCAAACCGGCGCAAGCGGGGGACAAAACAGCGAAAGCACTCGTACCGGTCTTGGAACGGTGCCACGCGCAACTCGATGCCGGCCGCCCCATTCGCGCCCTCGCGTTGAGCGACGAAGAGCGGGCGCTGCTCAAACCCTTCTGCCTGCTGACCGCAAAACCGGTCCTCTACGCCGCGAACGTCGACGAACACGGTTTCGGTGACGACAACCTCCACCTGCGGGCCGTTCGCGAACACGCTGCGCAAGAAGGGGCGCAAGTGGTCGCAATCTCTGCAGCGATCGAAGCGGAGATCATCGAACTGCCCGACGAAGACAAAGCAATCTTCCTCGAAGAGATGGGGATGAGCGAGCCCGGGCTCAACCGCTTGATTCGGGCGGCGTACCGGTTGCTGGGCCTACACACCTTTTTCACCGCGGGCGTCAAGGAGGTCCGCGCCTGGACCATTCCGATCGGCGCGACCGCGCCGCAAGCCGCGGGCGTGATCCACTCCGACTTCGAACGCGGTTTCATCCGCGCGCAGGTAATCGCGTTCGACGACTTCATCCGCTACCGCGGCGAAGCGGGGGCACGGGAAGCGGGTAAAATGCGCGCCGAAGGCAAAGAGTACGTGGTACAAGACGGGGACGTGATCCACTTCCTGTTCAACGTCTAA